From a single Nothobranchius furzeri strain GRZ-AD chromosome 9, NfurGRZ-RIMD1, whole genome shotgun sequence genomic region:
- the ccn6 gene encoding cellular communication network factor 6 — MLLPLCCSILLIFAQNVSGHQLPPQRGKAPVERRQFCQWPCKCGERSYCSPGVSSVLDGCGCCKSCARQIGESCNERDVCDPHKGMYCDFSSDKPRYEVGVCAYMVAVGCDLNGAHYENGEAFQPSPLYKCTCIAGAIGCTPAFIQKPAGLSSSDLMLDNKPAGLRSGQSPKNKQDTTYMSAYRKPRWDRKNNCLVQTTPWSPCSKSCGLGISTRVENNNSKCEMRKDRRLCLLRPCDQSLLMGVKITVGKTCQPKVQAKKAEKLILSSCTSTKKFRPTYCGVCTDQRCCVPNKSRVIKVNFTCKGGSSTQWKMQWITSCVCQRKCSDPGDMFSDLWLL, encoded by the exons AATGTCAGTGGCCATCAGCTGCCCCCCCAAAGAGGGAAGGCTCCAGTTGAACGTCGCCAGTTCTGCCAGTGGCCCTGCAAATGTGGCGAGAGGTCTTATTGCTCCCCCGGGGTGAGCTCTGTCCTGGATGGCTGTGGCTGTTGCAAGAGCTGTGCACGGCAGATTGGAGAGTCCTGCAATGAGAGGGATGTGTGTGATCCACACAAGGGCATGTACTGTGACTTCTCATCAGATAAACCAAGATATGAGGTcggcgtgtgtgcat ACATGGTGGCAGTTGGCTGTGACCTCAATGGGGCCCACTATGAAAACGGAGAAGCCTTCCAGCCCAGCCCGCTTTATAAGTGCACCTGTATTGCCGGGGCTATCGGTTGTACACCTGCTTTCATCCAGAAGCCAGCAGGTCTTTCTagttctgacctgatgttggacaACAAGCCGGCTGGTCTTCGCAGTGGTCAGAGCCCAAAGAACAAACAAGATACCACCTACATGTCAG CATACAGGAAGCCTCGCTGGGACCGGAAGAACAACTGCTTGGTCCAGACTACACCCTGGAGCCCCTGCTCGAAGTCCTGTGGCCTGGGCATCTCGACTCGAGTGGAAAACAACAACAGTAAATGTGAGATGAGGAAGGACCGCCGCCTTTGCCTGCTGCGACCGTGTGACCAGAGCCTGCTCATGGGTGTGAAG ATAACAGTGGGAAAAACGTGCCAACCAAAAGTCCAAGCCAAAAAGGCGGAGAAGCTGATTCTCTCTAGCTGCACCAGCACCAAGAAGTTCCGACCCACCTACTGTGGTGTTTGCACAGATCAGCGCTGCTGCGTCCCCAACAAGTCCAGAGTGATCAAGGTCAACTTCACCTGCAAGGGGGGGTCAAGCACACAGTGGAAGATGCAATGGATTACATCATGTGTGTGCCAGAGGAAGTGCAGTGATCCAGGTGACATGTTCTCCGACCTGTGGCTGCTGTAA
- the LOC139071870 gene encoding uncharacterized protein, with product MALSAKKVPDPCFQPPLFPSDQVSAASSVPQFLRGARRMWTQTVAALGRTAERNKTVADRHRRPAPQYVPGQRVWLSARDIRLRASNRKLSPRFIGPYTIAAVPSPSTVRLNLPSSLRVHPVFHVSLVKPVLSSTLCPSPVPPPRFFEGGLVYPVRRLLNVRPRGRGRQYLVDWEGFGPEDRSWVPGSFITDPSLITDFETSRASSSSSSSSSSSSSSSSSSARPPGGGR from the coding sequence ATGGCTCTCTCAGCCAAAAAGGTTCCTGACCCCTGCTTCCAACCTCCCCTGTTTCCCTCGGACCAAGTAAGTGCCGCCTCTTCGGTTCCACAGTTTCTCCGTGGGGCCCGGCGTATGTGGACACAGACCGTCGCGGCCCTGGGACGTACGGCCGAGCGCAACAAGACAGTTGCTGACCGGCACAGACGTCCTGCTCCTCAGTACGTTCCTGGACAACGGGTGTGGCTGTCCGCCAGGGACATACGCCTGAGAGCCTCCAACCGGAAGCTCTCTCCTCGTTTCATTGGTCCCTACACCATTGCTGCAGTCCCTAGCCCCTCCACTGTCCGTTTAAACCTTCCTTCCTCCCTTAGGGTCCACCCTGTGTTTCATGTGTCCCTCGTCAAGCCTGTTTTGTCTAGCACCCTGTGTCCCTCTCCTGTTCCTCCTCCTCGTTTCTTTGAAGGTGGCCTGGTTTATCCGGTCCGGCGGCTCCTCAACGTTCGTCCCCGGGGACGGGGACGGCAATACCTTGTTGACTGGGAGGGTTTTGGCCCCGAGGACAGGTCATGGGTCCCTGGGTCTTTCATTACGGACCCTTCTCTCATCACAGATTTTGAGACCTCCAGGGCctcgtcttcttcctcctcctcctcctcctcctcctcctcctcctcctcctcctctgctaggCCGCCAGGGGGCGGCCGTTGA